The genomic DNA CAATAATCTCACTAACGCACTAATCGACATAACTGATCAGCTAGAAAACGATTCTGAACTTAAGGCTATCAAGCAAATGACACTCCAAAACAGAATAGCTTTAGACCTTCTTTTAGCAGCACAAGGAGGAGTTTGTGAAGTTGTTAATGACCATTGTTGTACATACATCCCTGATCACAAAGGCAATTACACTTTAATCAGACAGAAATTGGATGAGATTAAAATAGACATTTAAGAAACCAAGACAAAGGTATTTTTCCAGGCTGGGATTTTACCTCTTGGTTTACATCTGGTGGTATTTTTCAGACTATTAAAAGATTTGTAATTATAAGTATATGTATTTTGTtactattttgcatttttgctaccTGCATTTTACCATGTTTGAGATCCATAATTTCTAAAATGATAACTACTTCTATTATTGCTTATGCTGCACTTGAAATGGAAGAACCACAATGTGACTCTAATGATGAGAATGATGATGTTGAAGTGTAGTTTAATGACGTGACAGCAGAATATGTTTTTACAAGATGTTGTTAACTGAGCTTTACACTTCTTGATCATGATAAACAGGAGGGaatgttagagttgaatttgagaatatatttatcataatcaagccCTAGGGCATTAACTGATTGTATATAGTGTCTTTATAGAATAATCTTcattacatacccacacacacacatcttgctcctctagtcagtatatttccactcttacagcttagcacacccccttgtgtaactcgagctatttcttatcttatgctatgttttcgtttctgcttgtgtataaaataaacttcgtatgggagcagtctttgtagctcgcactaatgtgtcttgttacactgtgctgttacccttgcaagtaaaaagttacagtctccgtgtctttctggttcggtgaatatcttcatttgatatgtgggagctctcagcggagctacACTCTGACAGACTGTCACATGTCATGTCCCATGTGAACAAGCCGCAAAGCCCTTTCTTCAGAGCAATCGCCTACTGAGAGGCTCTTGGCAGATCTCAAGGATCTGCTTTGCACATTTTCCCCTGCTGGAAGCAGAACTCTGACTCCATTAAAGATCATTATCCAAGCAGGAGGTGCAAGGCTCTCAGAAATAAGTAATCACTTCACCGGCCTTGTAAAGAAAAGTACATACAATTCAGACAAATAGATAGTGATTATAGCATATGGAAGGATCTGAACAGTAGCCTAAATGGCAAGCTGGAAGTCTAAGTAGTTAGAAGCTCGTTTTGCTTGGATGATTTCATTGCCATTGATTGTCATGCTAGACATGTTAATGACTGTTAACTGATTAATAGCATGAAGAATTTAatcaattaaaaacacattaaatcacAAGCTAGCGGAGGAGCAGATGGATGTCACAGATCTAATGTGGATTTGCCGTAGTACCCAGTGgctccaccaggtggagcctcacACAGCTTAATGagatggagttacaggtgtgtttgttgaCTGACTATGAGGGCCACAAGAAACAAACGCAGCTCCCTTCTGTGTAACTGCTGACTGTGGCAGTTATTTTAATGAAGTCTGCAGCATCAAGGTGTGAAAAAGATGCCTTACAGTTGTCCAGTGTAGCTAGCTACCTGAAgctgatgctaatgctaagctaTGTTCAAACACACAGGCTAGGAGCTAAATGACTGTCAGCAGACGTGATTGTAACAAATCAGGAGCAGTAGGACTAACATTTAAACTAAAGTGATGAAGCGTATCAACAACGCTGCTCTCAGTATAAACATAATTTGGATGTGGAAGTAACTACTGACAGATTTCATGGACTGACAAAGTTGCTGCAACAGTATTTGAGGACATCTGTTccagctgagcagctgtttccagcagctggactAACGTTACCTAaagtacattatgtacagtatATCAGCTGTGGGAATTATTTTGATATCAAATCACTGTGAAAAGATTAGTTACTAGGTCTCAGAATTTAACAGCTTAATTACGATTAattaattttagaaaaatataacatgttaaaaaaataacacatttaatcgCATCTTTCTCCGTTCCCTATTTTCtggcacaccagtaacactgatATATGCTCCAGCCCAGTCGGTGCAATAATGTatctaaagtctgtttgccagctgCAAAGAAGATGCATAGGACGCTCTCAGTCCAGAAATGTCAGACCAACATAGCAGCTCAGTCGCCAACTGTCTCTTTTATTACAACCACTGTCCagtaaaaagtatttctgaaagcatttgaggcgagaaataagctgctgaatctgtcctcctTTTAGTTCAATGACAGCTAGTTTAGGCAAATAAAGTCAGTTTCGTGATGCGTCAGACCTCCGTTCCTCACGTCCCATTTGCATAAATGaaactactttatgcaaatgagctctgggGTGACACACCATAGTTAGCTACACAGTCCTGGTACCAGCAAACGGTGTAGCCAGCCcacaatagaccacttttcaacaCTTTGAAGGTGCTCGAGcatacaaaaagtcttaaaatgttgaatataattagcctagccgcactagacaacccacggcaacgaatttaattctctgccagggtgggtctagttaccctcggtaagcctcgaggttggatgctcctaaaactggccgacgaatcaccatgaagtgtagagtcagaaggcaggcgtaactaagtgacgacagaggcacaaCGATTCTGAcggaaacaaccggaaacaactagcctagccgcgctagacacggcaacgaatttaattctctgccagggtacaactaaaacgacaacagtcattgagctccattagcaccgactctgaataatctttctgttaacatgtctgtaatatacttgaacttcacccattgactgtataaataaataaggcttcaccgaactcccgcatcctctgatttctggcgctctaggaactacgtcagcctattcgttccgctgattggttgtatacctacccaagtgctacagagtgatttgaaagacaaccttttagcccacctagctccctgtcgagagttccaagacccttgtgtcttcagacctgggtctagcgcggctaggctagaataTAATGGCTACAATTGCATTTTGAGTTTtaagtaatctgtgaatgtagtagacagatgaaaaatgcacacataaatataaatgaaacaaacatttttgctgtttaagttcacttatatgtctattcatcgattcagtcgGAGaccaaaatttatttcaaatgaaaaactttgcttcTTGTGTCAATTATTGCTATTTGACAGAAATGCAATTATCACGAGGAATGAaatacaaagcctctaattaattacattaatttttttaatcgtGTCCCACCACTATTAGTAACATTACAGGTTATTTACTGTGGAAGATTGTAGCTTGTTGAAtgtgtttaacattttttttgtttagttggGCCAATAACTGAACAGCACTTTTAAATGAAGTCAGTAAatcaatttaatttttaattctaACAACTGTCTTTAAATTTCTAATGTAAGCAAGCCAGTTTATTAGTTAACAGTAATTGTCAATGGTTGAAAAGGTATAATCTGCATATAGAAAAACGCTCACTGACTTTTATTCAACTTAAATATTTCCGTAAAACATTCACTGAATTTCATTCATGTTAACAATTATTCCCGTATTAATTGTTAACACGGCCGACTACCGGTTAAGGAAATGTTTAAATTCTTCCAAAGGCTATGCATAGGAAACTGGATTGAAATTACAATTTCACTTCAAAGCTCTATTATGTCTTACTCAAATACAACACTAGCTCTAACAAACAAAGCACTTCTAACAAAAATCATCACATCATGTTACAGTTTACAGCATAAGTTGCAAGGATTTTTCTTCCATAGCTACGGCATCATAGGATAAAACAGTATGAAAAGGTTAGTGAAACAACAACTAAGCATTACCTCAGGCCACACAAAAAAGCACTGCCACCTGACACATGTAAATATCTAAAACATATAAAGTGAATACTGTTGTTAAGCAACTGACTGCTAACTTTGGTGTTGAACCCAGATCTTCTGCTTTGgttccagaaataaaacaaccaaactcaaaatgctgtttgtaTTTACATATTTCTAACAACTGAAAATACAGCCCCGAACCACACCTGTGTTTGGATAAAGAcagtatttcatgttttaaatcacTGTTTGTTCAACATTTATGTtcttttaaaaccattttccaCAAGCTGCAAGGACAGTAAAGCCtgggggtgttttttttttttttgatcagaTAAATCTGGTATAATGATGCAAGTTTGCTGAAAATGAAGTCATTTGCTTTAATCAACAAAGCTTGCTATGGGGACTGTTGGTGTTTGTTTCTCCAATGTGGAGCGATTACATTACAGATGAGTGCTCTTATTCCCTGCTGTGAGGTTGCAATGGAAATACATTCTAGTAAAGCAAAATAGTCACTGCTGAGATGAGAGTATCCGAGTGTCTTGTTTACTGCACATGTAtcctttgttttttgcagtCTATCATATTATTACAaggaaatgatttaaaaagaggCATGAATGTATAAACTACCAGAATACATTTCTGCACACTTCTTGGTGATCCTCCTCTTTTACCCAAAACAGCACTAGGCAGAAGGTAGCAGTGATAGTTTAACCCATTCTTACCTCTTTGTCCATGCTGTCGAGGTCCTCCTTGCAAAGTGTGTACAAAGGCATTATATCTGACATGCTCGGCTGCCGTTTTCGACGAGACGGTCCTGGGTCGCCGTCGCCTTGACCACCCCGAGGAGCCTCTTCTTGCTGACTTTGTGAAGTTCCCCTGAGGTACagcaaccaacaaaaaaaacaaacagaaaacactatGAAAGCAATCAGATTAAGGCCAGCTATGCAGATGTACAAGATAATCAAGTGAACAATAACAAAGGAATATTTCGGGAAGATTATATAAGGAAAAAAGGCCCTAAAGTAAAAGTTCAATTAAACTAAAGTGAATAtacctgtgatcactgacatACACATATGAAATCATGtgatcaaaacaaaactgaatgcaTCTTTGACTTCCTATTAGCCTACTTGCATGAACATAGTTATAAAGACAGCTGTGCACATCAGGATTTTATCAGTTTTAGACCTATGAATTTTGTctacatcatggctccacaaGGAAGGGAAAACACCAGAGTCTAAAAGTTGATTTCGAGATTTCACAAAGATAAAGAAAGGATAAGTAGTCATcggtaaaaacaaaataatcaaatcagacattagccACCATAAATGGCATCCAAGAAAAAGATTACCACAGACAATTCATAGTCCTGAcactgaagcacagaggtgagAGTGTGATGATATGCTGCTACATGAGTGGAAAAGATTTTAGGCAGACAACATTTATAGATGGCACCACAAACATCTGCAGATAAACCAAAATATTGGCTGACAAGAggactcccagtctgcagaggTTTAGCAGAGGAGAAATATTTTTAGTATGATCCAAAACACAATGCCAAAGTCACACAAGTGTttctaaagaaggaaaaagtaaaactgtagcctgacaaagtactttgcctgacttgaatccaatagaacacatatgagatattttaaaagaagaaagtgGAGCAACACAACCCCTCTGGCAAAGACCGGCTGAAATGACTCAAGAAGGTTGGTAGCCTCCATGCTGAGCAGGATTAAGTCGTAGTAATGAAAAATTTactgatttttgttgtattaAGTTGCTACTGTGGggcctgtattttcaatatagGAAGTCTAAACTGCTCGCTTCACATTTTACATAAGAGCATATAACCTACTAGTTAACTTATAAGTAATTCAAATACTATAAGTTCATACAGGGGAAAGTATTAAGGTGATGTTCCATATGAACATACGGTACTTCTGATGTATATTGTGTGCCTGAAAAATTCATGCTTATTTACATAGTCTAGACTTATATATTTTTCCAGTCACACATTGCTATTGTAGCgccatttgtttctgtattaCAATAATCCTTACAGGAACTGCCAAGGAACAGAATtcatttgcaaacactgtaCATAATGAGCACACATAGTTCATAACAACAAAGAATGAAGGTTGAAACTGGAGACCAATCATGAGAAGtgcacagtctctctctctgtaacAAGGGCCCAGTAGATATATATGCAAATGGGAAGAGGATGTTTCCACGCTTCCTCTTGGCAGTGTTTAATTGAACAGATCTTCTTTGATGATTCTGTCCAACTTCATGCAACTCCCTGAAAACTAGACAGTGCCTCTAATCCATGAATAAAATGGGCCAATTTTACGCTTGAGATTATTAATTAGGGAGTATCATCACAGATATATTCAATTTATAACCATTTTAAGCTGCCGTTCAGAGTTGAAGTTAGGAGTATGAATTTCTCAAGAGCTATTTGTAAAACAGTCAGGGAAAAGCCTCCCTGTGACTCcccaatgacagaaaaatataaatacagaggACAAGCTCTTCATTAGCATTGGTGACTGACAGATAAATGACAAGGAGAGCAGAAGATCACAGAGGTGACTTTGAGGAACTGTGAAGCCTTTCTTGCACCTGCCACATCATTCTTGTCAAACTGGAGGCGGAAATGAACCGAGCTCATGTCTGGAAAATCAAATGACtggctgaataaaaaaaaaaaaaaaaacactttttggtGTTCtgaattctattctattaaagATGCAACAAGCAGACAAAATGGTTCACATCTTACCTACGAGATAGGGATTACTTTGTCTCAAATGGTAACTACAAGTTCGAGCAAACAAAGATGATATGCGAGGTTCCTCAGGGGTCCATTCTTGGTCCTCGTCTATTCAATATCTACATGTTGCCCCTTGCTCAGATAATAGAATATCACAACATCTCTTACCACACTGATGcggatgacacacaactttttatttcaatgttatCACATGACTACAGTCCTTTACTTGCTCTCAGTAAGTGTATCCATCAAATCAGTAAGTGAATGTGTTGAAGTTTTCTCCAGCTCAATGCAGACAAGACTGAAGTGATTGTATTTTGCCCGAAAAATGAAAGGTCAAAGATCAGTTCTCCATTTGACTCCATGTCTCTAAAAGTTACAAATCAAGCCAGAAACTTTGGTGTCATTATTGACTCATACTTGAATTTTAACAACCGcataaaagctgaaaataaatCTGTCTATTATCACGTGAAGAACATTGCTAGAATCAAGGGTTTCTTTgctaatgcatttattttcagtaggTTTAGGTTAGATTAGTGTAATGGTGTGTTTACAGGTCTTGACAAGAAATCGATcaagcagctgcagctgatccagAATGCTGCTGCCAGAGTCCAAACTAACGCCAGGACCATAATACACTGGTCCTCAAATTAcgacactggcttcctgttagtcAAAGGATAAAGTTCAGAATCTtactccagatctacaaagcacTGAATGGTCCTCGACCAAAACACATCCTGGACAGCTTCATATGAAGTTTCCAGAGCCCTCACGTCATCAGGGACAGGTTAACTGTGTGTTCCCAAAACCAAAAAtagtgaagcagcattcagccTTCAAACGTTGGAACAAACGTTCTGAACATCTGAGGTCTGTTCAAACTGTCAGCTCTTTTAAATCAGACCTGAAAACCACATCGTTCACTGCAACTTTCTCTCAGATGGACAATctattttcttgacttttaatgcatttttattgcttAATTATGTtctatttctatgattttaatgtatgATCTTAAAGTATACAAATAAATTTGCCTGACCTTGCCAAAAGAAGTACAACAGACGCTCCGAGGCTCATCTAGGAGCTAAAAACTATACACTCTGTGGTTTATAGGCATCCCCAGCCTCCAAATACCATCAACTGATTCAATAAAAGGCTTGTTGTAGAGTTTTATTGTTCCTCAGTTGATAGCTGAAGACGCTGTAGCTCTCCATTGGGAGTAATAATGCACAGTATCATACACCAGCAGCTGTTTTCGTTTACAGAGAAGGTATGGATGGAAATGAGGGCCAGAGGTCAAATCCATACATTTAAGATCTGTTATGAGCGATTCTGAGGTCAGCACTGAACAGAAATCCCACAAGCATAATTCCTACTATTTTTCATGCTTGTCATAGTATTGTATGACACCCAAGGGTCAATATTTCTTCATTGGATGTACATCAATCACATGTAGAAACATGGTAAAGATGTGAAACCCGATATCGGAAGATTATGGTGGATCACTCAATGAAATGACGGAATTGGAGGTAAATATGTCTGTGGCACTCCTGGTGTTTCTAGCCCACAGTAGTGAAGGCAGCTAATACCAGATTTAAGGATAACCCAGAGCACAAAAAGTTagtttctgaaagaaaaaaccCATGACTGTCAACAGGTAACAAACATATAAAAGCCTTCCTCATGCAGCTATTAAACATACAAAAGCATATTAATCTATATTAAAATTCTTGCTGTTTGCCTTCTCCACaagtaaaatttctaaaaatgctacagtaaatatgacaagTGTTTTATCATAAGCATCACgatatttgaaataaatgaaatcttGCGTGATCTCCAGTATTAAATCATTGCATTATTATATAATTAACCCAACTCGTGCAGTACCTGAGACTAGACTGCTCTCTTTGATCAGAGAGCGATGAAGACCCTGACGCCTGGACAAGAGGCGGTGAACGTGACAACTGAGGGCCCCTGCGGATCAGCTTCCCTGTGACGGGGTCATATGTTCGAACTTCTGGAGCTGGTGGAGGAGGTCTGGGGTGGATGGGAGCTGGGTGGAAAATGGTCTTCTGTAGGGAGCCTTGACTGTCAGAAAAAGCTGCTGGACTGTTGCTCCttcaaacacaagaaaagaGATCTCAGAGtgggcattctctccatgatgAGGAGATTTTTAAGGTACTCCTGTCAGTATGTTTCAAGCTCTCATCTCCCAGGCTCAGAATGGCCTGTGAGACCACAGCTGCCTTACCGTGGTGTTTTAGAGTAATCCTCCTTCAGTGGGTACAGCTGCTCCTCCACTCTCTCCCAGCGCTCTAGACTGCTCCACAGCCAGTCAGGGTTGACAACATGAAGGTACTTGTAGCCTTGGGCCTGACGAACCTTTTCGGTACCTGGTTGACAAGGATGAAAGAGAATGGAAGCGAGTTCTGACCTTGCAATCAAATGCTATTACAAAACGCACACACTCTGTATCTGCTGAATAATTCAGATCAAtgttctcattttcttttccagaagAGAGAATAATTACTTGCTCAATGTTATTAGAAGGATAACAAGGAAACTTTGTCTTTTGGAGCCCCTGTCATTTCATCTGTCTGCCAACTCTACGCTTTTCTTAGAAATTCCAACAGCAACATTTGTTTTGGTGAAGTCCACTGAGAGTAGAGTTTCTACTTGAATAATGCCATTGACATCTAATTGAATCTTTGGGCGCAGAAGCTCATTAACCCCAGGTTATTTTAGATATGCATGGCTAAAAATCAAATACTTGTTCATACTTACTATCACTATTTTAGCAAATCCGCTGTTCAGCTGATGTCCAATACTCAGATTGCAGTAAATTGATTTTTATCCAGATCATTATACTAATTATTGTTCAATAGTTCAAAACTAATGTATGCATGTCAAtaaactgaagtcattttttcaCAATAATCTAAATGtgctgaaacaaaacaaacatccaaGTTGAAGCCCCTGAGTAGACGGACTGCACAGAGGAGTCTACAGACGTGCTAGTGGTTCTGTGAGGGTGCAGTTTGTGATATATGGTAACTACTGCCAACATGCACTAGATCCAGAGTAATACCATCTCAGATTAGCATTGGCTAATTAGCACTATAAATTAAGTGTAACGCAAGTTTCATAGGAATGCCATTAGTTTTGCAGGAAACTGGTAGCAAATCAAAGATACTAAACAAATAGAAGCTATGATGTGCtggcacaaaaaaattaaaaacataaggGAATCCCAACCTACTGCAGTGTAAAGGGGATCACTGTCACTAAGACTCACCCTCTAATGACCATAAGCGATTGGCTAAAATTTCCTGACAATGCATCCAgcagttgttgagatatttcagtctggaccaagGTGGACTGACAGACATTGCCAGGCTAGCAGCATGAGTCAGTGTCACACTGAGCATGAAAACGGTGCACATGGTATCCCCAGATGGACATCCCAGATGTAGGTAGAAGATGGCTGCTCCAGGTGACTCATTTCTATGTTTACTTTTGGTTAGACTCAAAAACAtactttaaaaatgattcatgtgTGAATTCTGTTTAGATCTTTTGCAATCCACGTACGCCGTTTCATGGAGGGAGCAAAGTTTCCCTGAGCCAAAGAGACACAGTGTCCACACTGATAGGAAATACAGTGGAAAGAAATAATCTggaattaatatttaaaaatattaacaacTTTAATGTATACAGAAGGAGGACAGATGGGATGAAAAGAGCTCAGGGGAGCAGTGAAGGGATAATGGTTGTTAAAAGTAACAATTAATCAGTCAGTTACCTTGGAGAGATGCATGTGATGAATGTATGCCAAATTTGCTGTACAGGCCACACAACAGGCCTTTTCAGCACTTACTTCCAGACTAAGTGACCCACTGTTCATATCGACCTGATTCCATCTCTGGCTGATTTTTATCTCCAGCTGATGAACGAGGCGAGTGATTGCCAAGTGCTGCTCTCAGCAGGGCCGGCTACCAAGGCAACGGTGCCACGTCCTGTGCTTGTTTTCAAATGATAAACTGGATTCCAGGCAATACAGGCGTGAATCCACTTTTGGTGCATTTTCTGAGCAGGACAGCAACAGCTTTGACAGTTTGAGAGAAGAACCAGAGTTGCTTGCATTTTAAAAGTAACATTATAGCCATTTGATTTAAGTTTCTCatcatttggggaaaaaaaaaatcattcaaacaGCCTCGAGAAGTTAAGACAAAGCAATGTCTTAATGTTAGTATAAACACAAGTCGTAATACAGTAAACTGCATTTCTGTTCTTCAGCTAGTTCTAATTACAGGGAACTTTACTATCTCAAGGAACTGTGATGAAATGGAATTTATATTTTGTCACAATTATGCAGAACTTCAAAACAAGCTGCCAACTGTGTTCATATCTGTCTTCACTTGTACAGCTTAATTatgaaaacagacataaaacaggaaTAAACATTCATTATATTTAAATGTAGTAATTACGTGTCTATATGGCATTTTGGTATTGATATTGGTGGGGTTTCCACTGTTGCTTTGGATTGCCTGGCCAGGCACATGGGATTCTCAGGAAACAACATATACACATCATCCAGCGTAACTGAATCTCATTGATCACTACGTCACTGTTTGCTCGTCACGTTCTTTGTACAGTACCAGAGCTATATCAAGTTATTGTGAATGCAATGAAAACATCCTTGTGCTGCTTCACAGATACCACTCACAGGAATGTAATCGAGGTCTCAACGGTGGTGGCTATTAAAGTACATCCGAAAGTTCCTAACTTGTGATGACAGCACGTTCTCCGACATTTATTCAAGCCTCACATTACCCTTCTTGAATTCTAGCATTATTAAAGATACCACGATTTGTATCAATCACAAATATCTTCAGCACATTGCTATAAGAATATAACTATATTTAAAgggacaaaatgaaaatacaaagtTTGGAAAAAGTATTGCAGAAAATCCAATTTCAGTCAGGCTTAAAAACACAGAGATAAATTGTTACAGATCAAATCACGTTGTCAAATCTGACACTGCTAAATGCTACGACAGGATGCATGTCTGTATACATACCAGCTCTTGCTGCGATGAGATGTGTTGTCCGATTGGGGTCTTGGGAGCTAAAAACCAAATTTTTGCCAATCTTGGCCCCAAGTGCTTTGGCATGGTAGAATTCACGCGTCCTCTCCATGGGGTAGTTGGTGGGGTATAGACCGCTGAATACTATCATCGTTCCCTCTAGCGTCTTGCTCTTCAGCTCTGGGACAATCTTGCGAATGTCTGGCGTTTCGGGGGCCTCCTTCCTCTGATAGGCTTCGTAGCGGGAGTAGTACTCTGCGTGGATCCTTTCCAGCACTTCCTCCAGGTAGATCAGGTGGTCATCCTGGTCATTATCggcttcttcctcttcttcctcctcatcttccaTACTCTGgtccagcagctcctctccCATGGTAACCCCAGACAGTTCACTGTTTTGTGACTCTGTTTCGGGCTCTTTCCTGTCTGAGCAGCCATTTCCGAGCTCGGGGTCGGGGAGAAGAACTCCTGAGGGTTCTGTTACGTCAGAGCTGTTTTCACCATCACCCTGACCTTTActgtcctcttctttttctctattCCCATCAGTTGGCTCCTGCATGACTCCTTCCTGTCCAGATTCCTTCGTCTGACAAGACCTGCCCTCACTATCACTGTCTGTTGATGGGGGCTTTTCTGTAATGGAGTCATTGTCACTGTCACTGGAAAGATCAAAGTCTAAATTATTGGATTCATGGCTTGGTGCAGATGAATTTGTGCCTTCCTGTGCCTCTCGCGTCCCATCTTCTTTAACATCTGTTTTGTCACCCACCTGAGTTTCCTTTGACTCTGCCCCAGACTCTGTCTCAGTCTCTGACTCTTTACTTTGCCCTAGTTCATCCTCCCCAACCCCAGTGGGGTGTGTCACTTCATTTGTTGGTACTCCCTGAGAAGATTGAGGTGTTGCTGACTCTTCTTTTGCAGTAACATTGTGGTCCTTTGCCCTTTTCCTGAGACCATTATTTTGCTCATCAGCACCAGGTGTTCCTCCTTGATCTGTGCTCTCCGTCGGTCGACTTGAGGGGCCTCCTGAAGGAACAAGACATGGAAATCATCTAGTATTCAAGGCTACATGCAATAGAATCAAGACTTGAAGCTACAGTAAGATGAGCAACCAATTGATGAATTTAAACGCACAACTGATTTCTCTTCTCACACGTGGAGCAGAATATTTAATTAATGTCTTGGCTACAGTCAGTGGCTATTAAAGATTATCTTGTACAGTTAAGGTGCCTCATGCAGGACAGAAATCAACAAAAGGCTGCTTCACTATTCAAAAATAGAACAGAATGCATTACTTTAATATAGAATTAAATAGTGGGATGGgagcattaaaatgaaaatgtctcCATTCCATTCAATATTTTTGATAAAAAGAGAAACTCGTTTTACTTTTCCAGCTCCTTCAATTTTATTGATCTAGTCCATGTTTTCCCTAGCAAACATTTTCTTCGGGTTCCTCACACTGCTCACAAGACAGTGAGATGGGTGCGTATATGTATTTCTAGAAAAGGGGGAGTCCATTGTGTATCTGTGCATAACATCAATGGAGTAATTCGGAGGACTCTGTGGCTAGCTTATCTGAAAACACTGCAAGCTAAGCACCAGCCTTTTTAGCTAACTACCAAgttaaagcaat from Acanthochromis polyacanthus isolate Apoly-LR-REF ecotype Palm Island chromosome 11, KAUST_Apoly_ChrSc, whole genome shotgun sequence includes the following:
- the ctdp1 gene encoding RNA polymerase II subunit A C-terminal domain phosphatase; this translates as MEDPPTDSGGGGGSAAAEGPAVQVADICCPAGALPLRLLEWKVKPGSLVNVDSVLALCAPMPQEKGAEAAKLPERKVKSNRAGVVKELCCQLGQVIPPGGIIARIEECSHPIVMKGLCAECGQDLTQLQSTNGNQQTPISTATVSMVHSVPELMVSSEQAEQLGREDQQRLHRNKKLVLMVDLDQTLIHTTEQHCQRMSNKGIFHFQLGRGEPMLHTRLRPHCKEFLEKIAKLYELHVFTFGSRLYAHTIAGFLDPEKKLFSHRILSRDECIDPYSKTGNLRNLFPCGDSMVCIIDDREDVWKFAPNLITVKKYIYFQGTGDINAPPGSREAQMAKKGGPSSRPTESTDQGGTPGADEQNNGLRKRAKDHNVTAKEESATPQSSQGVPTNEVTHPTGVGEDELGQSKESETETESGAESKETQVGDKTDVKEDGTREAQEGTNSSAPSHESNNLDFDLSSDSDNDSITEKPPSTDSDSEGRSCQTKESGQEGVMQEPTDGNREKEEDSKGQGDGENSSDVTEPSGVLLPDPELGNGCSDRKEPETESQNSELSGVTMGEELLDQSMEDEEEEEEEADNDQDDHLIYLEEVLERIHAEYYSRYEAYQRKEAPETPDIRKIVPELKSKTLEGTMIVFSGLYPTNYPMERTREFYHAKALGAKIGKNLVFSSQDPNRTTHLIAARAGTEKVRQAQGYKYLHVVNPDWLWSSLERWERVEEQLYPLKEDYSKTPRSNSPAAFSDSQGSLQKTIFHPAPIHPRPPPPAPEVRTYDPVTGKLIRRGPQLSRSPPLVQASGSSSLSDQREQSSLRGTSQSQQEEAPRGGQGDGDPGPSRRKRQPSMSDIMPLYTLCKEDLDSMDKEVDEILGEESDNESDNESEGPGKEKPSNEEMEDEETVQQQQQQQQQHQPGAGQAAEGGLGPQAVSVEERLQTPSSEATLSHSVPRGHKRKLDEVKEDEDADDVEEKQEGKDSNEEEEGSSSEAGEMLAALEAELNDFM